From the genome of Lujinxingia vulgaris:
ACGCGGCTTTGCCCGTTAACGACGCGCCCAATACGGGTCGGCTCCGAGGCCAGCGAGCTTAAATGGCCCCCCTGAACTAAAAAAACCCGGGAGGGCTCCCGGGTTTTATTTTTGCCTTCAAAGGCGGTCTGTCAGGTGCAGCATCAGCGCACGAGCATCTTGGCGATGGTCTGCAGCTGCATGTTCGAGGTGCCTTCGTAGATCGCCCCGATCTTGGCGTCGCGGAAGAACTTCTCGGCCGGGTACTCGGTGGTAAAGCCCACGCCACCGAAGAGCTCGACGGCTTTCGAGGAGACGCGCTCGGCGACCTGGCTGCTGAAGAGCTTGGCCATCGCGCTCTCTTTCACAAAGGGCAGTCCGGCGTCTTTGAGGCGAGCGGCGTTGTAGACCATCAGGCGGGCGGCCTCGATCTCGGTGGCCATCTGCGCGTACTGGAACTGCACACCCTGGAAGCTGGCAATCGACTTTCCAAACTGCTCACGCTCCTGGATGTACTCCAGCGCGGCGTCGAGCGCGCCCTGGGCAAGACCCACCATCTGGGCGCCGATGCCGATGCGACCTTCGTTCAGGGTCTCAATCGCAACCTTGTAGCCCTTGCCCACTTCGCCGAGCACGTTCTCTTTGGGGACTTTGCACTTCTCAAAGAGCAGCTCGACGGTGGAGGAGGCGCGGATGCCCAGCTTGTCTTCCTTCTTGCCGACCGAGAAGCCCTCGAAGTCGCGCTCGACCAGAAAGGCCGTGATGCCCCGGTAGCCCGCGTCCGGATCGACGTTGGCAAAGACGATGTAGAGGTTGGCCTCCGCGCCGTTGGTGATCCAGAGCTTGGAGCCGTTGATCTCCCAGTGGTCGCCGCGGTCAACCGCGCGCGTCGAGAGCGCAAACGCGTCGGAGCCGCTGCCCGACTCGCTCAGCGCGTAGCTTCCCACCCACTCCGAGCACATTTTGGGAAAATACTTCTGCTTGAGCTCCTCATTGGCCCAGCGCAGGATCGCGTTGTTCACAAGCGTGTTCTGCACGTCGACAAAGACCGAGACGCTCGGGTCGACGGTGGCCAGCGCCTCAATGGCGAGGATCGCGGTCATGATCGAGCTCCCCGCCCCGCCGTACTCCTCGGGCACCTCGATGCCCATCAGCCCCATCTCAAAACACTGCTTGATGAGCTCCTGGTCGAGTTGCTGGGCCTTGTCCATCGCGTGAACTTTGGGGGCGATGGCGCTTTTGGCAAAAGACGCCACGGCGTCGCGAAAGATCGCCTCATCTTCGGAGAGGTGGGTCAGGGGCATATGCGTCATGGAGAAGCCTCATCGATGGGGGTTAAAAAAGACGTTCAAAGCGTTGAAAACCTGCGCTCACACTTAGTCACCGCGCCCGATTTGCGCAAGCGCGCCGGTGCGCCCCTGCACTGCCTCCCCTCCCATCGCGCGCGCGGCGACCTGCCTTATTGCGCCAGCATACCCCGCGCAAAACACGCACCAAACCCCCTTAAAAATCAGCCACTTATAAAACACATGCGCGCAAACCTTGCGCCCGCCACCACTGCGACAATCTGCCCGGGGTCCCCCGGGCGAAGATCCCCCGGCTGGGGGTTGACAGCCCCCGACGCCTTCCTTATCTAGTCGCCAAGTTCGCGCCTCGACCGCGTTTTTTCGCGCCGGAGGCATCAAGCCCGCATCACACACGTTTTGCAGCACACGGAGTAAGAACATGCTCAAGCTCGGACAGAAAGCCCCCGAATTCACCACCAGCGCGCTCGTTGGCCGTGAGATCAAAGAAATCAGCCTGGCCGATTACGCCGGCCAGTGGGTCGTGCTCTTCTTCTACCCGATGGACTTCACCTTCGTGTGCCCGACCGAGCTGGTGGAGTTCAACAACGCCATCGACGAATTCGAAGATCGCGACGCCGTGCTGCTGGGCGGCTCCACCGACACCGCCTACAGCCACCTGGGCTGGGTGAAGAGCCACGATGACCTGGGCGACCTGAAGTACCCGCTCTTCGCTGACGTCACCAAGAAGATGGCCGCCGACTACGGCGTGCTGCACGAAGGCGACGGCGTGGCCGAGCGCGGCACCTTCATCATCGACCCGGAAGGCAACGTGCGCTTCCTCAACATCAACGACCGCAACGTCGGCCGCAGCGTCTCCGAGACCCTGCGCGTGCTCGACGCCCTGCAGACCGATGAGCTCTGCGCCTGCGGTTGGGAGAAGGGCCAGGACACCATCAAGCTCTAATCCCGCCGCGCACCTGCCGCGACGCGTCAAAGGGCGGCCTCTTGTGGGGCCGCCCTTTTTCTTAAGATTCAAACGCCCCACCCGGGTTGACCGCCCCACTGCGGTCCCCACCTTGCCCCCCGAGCTGCCTTCCTACCTGAGCGCGCCCTGCCCCATGAGGGACGCGCGCCACCAACCCCGGAGATTCTATGAGCTGGCTTCCCGTACTGAATGATGAGGCGATGAACGACGACCAGAAAAAGGTCTTTGATCGCGCTCTGACCAAGCTGAACATCGAAGGCGACGCCCCGGACTGGCTGCGCGTGCTGGCCAACGCGCCGCTCTTCTTGAAAGACGTCTTCATGAACCTCGACAAAGGCGTCTTCTCCGACGGCGGGCTGCAGTCCAAGACCAAGGTGCTGCTCGCAGCGGTGGCCGCGGCGCACTGGGGCAACCAGGACGTGGCGCAATTCTTTGCCGATCGCGCCCGCGCGCAGGGTTTTAACGACGAGCAGATCCACGAGGCGCTGGGCATCGCGGCGACCTCCACCTCGTTTAACCTCTACTACAAGTTCCGCTCGCTGGCGGCGACCGACGCCTTTGAGGGATTCAACCCCGGGCTGCGCGCCACCCTCTTCATGCGCCCCACCCTGGGCAAGGCCTTTGCCGAGCTGGTCAACCTGATGATCAGCACCGCCAACGGCTGCTCGAGCTGCGTCTCCGGCCATATTCAGGAGGCCGTCAACCAAGACGTGACCAAAGAGCAGATCGATGAGGTGATCCGCACCGGCGCCATCGTCGCCTCGCTCTGCCAGTTCGTGAACAGCTCGGAGCGCTACACCCGCTAACGCGCACAGCTGAGCTACACAGGCCGCCTAAGTCGCCACTTTTCGACCATGGCTGCCTGTTGTAAGTACCGAGGCGACCGGCTGCTTTCGCAGCCGGTCGCCTCGCGCGCTCTGCGCGCGTTTAGCAACGCGCCACGCTTTGCGCCGGCATCGAAAACTTTGAAACGCGCCTCCGGCGCTTCGCATCTCAACGGCGTCGCGGTGCTCGCCACAGGCGACACCCACCGCGACCTCTCACCGTCTGAAGGGAGTACCATGTCTACGGGCACCAACGATCTTCGCGTCCCCATCGCCATCATCGGCGGCAGCGGCCTCTATGAGCTCGACGGCCTCAAGGTCATCGAAGAGCGCACCATCGAGACCCCCTTCGGCATGCCCAGCGCGCCGATCCTCATCGGTGAGCTCGACGGTCGCCGCGTAGCCTTCTTGCCGCGCCACGGCAAAAACCACGAGTACAACCCCTCCACGGTGCCCTACCGCGCCAACATCTGGGCGCTGAAAAGCCTGGGCGTCTTCTGGGTTGTGACCGTCAGCGCGGTGGGCTCGCTTAAAGAAGCGATCGTGCCGGGGCATGTGGTCATCCCCGACAACATCATCGACAAGACCTACCGCCGCGCCAACACGCTCTTCGATGAGCTCGCTGTGCACGTGAACCTGACCTACCCCTTCGATCCGATGCTGCGCGAGGTGCTCATCGAGTGCGTCAAAGCCGAAGGCGTGCCCTGCCACACCGAGGGCACCTACGTGTGTATGGAAGGCCCGGCCTTTAGCACCCGCGCCGAGAGCGAGTTGCACCGCTCCTGGGGCGCCTCGCTCATCGGCATGACCGCGATGCCCGAGGCCCGGCTGGCGCGCGAGGCCGAGCTCTGCTACGCCACCATCGCCCTCTCCACCGATTACGACTGCTGGAAGGATGACGACGAGGTGGACGTTACTAACGTGATGGCGATCATCAAACAGAACGTCGCCAACGTGCGCCGCATCCTCCAACGCGTCATCCCGGCCATCCCGCTGGAGCGCGAAGAGGAGTGCGAGGCCGGCCGCGCCTTGCAGTTCGGCATCATGACGCCGGCCGAAGCCATTCCCGAGGACGCCCGCAAGAAGCTGGGCATCTTCCTCGACAAGTACCTCGATCAGTAGTCTGCTGCGCCGACGC
Proteins encoded in this window:
- a CDS encoding acyl-CoA dehydrogenase; its protein translation is MTHMPLTHLSEDEAIFRDAVASFAKSAIAPKVHAMDKAQQLDQELIKQCFEMGLMGIEVPEEYGGAGSSIMTAILAIEALATVDPSVSVFVDVQNTLVNNAILRWANEELKQKYFPKMCSEWVGSYALSESGSGSDAFALSTRAVDRGDHWEINGSKLWITNGAEANLYIVFANVDPDAGYRGITAFLVERDFEGFSVGKKEDKLGIRASSTVELLFEKCKVPKENVLGEVGKGYKVAIETLNEGRIGIGAQMVGLAQGALDAALEYIQEREQFGKSIASFQGVQFQYAQMATEIEAARLMVYNAARLKDAGLPFVKESAMAKLFSSQVAERVSSKAVELFGGVGFTTEYPAEKFFRDAKIGAIYEGTSNMQLQTIAKMLVR
- a CDS encoding peroxiredoxin, with the protein product MLKLGQKAPEFTTSALVGREIKEISLADYAGQWVVLFFYPMDFTFVCPTELVEFNNAIDEFEDRDAVLLGGSTDTAYSHLGWVKSHDDLGDLKYPLFADVTKKMAADYGVLHEGDGVAERGTFIIDPEGNVRFLNINDRNVGRSVSETLRVLDALQTDELCACGWEKGQDTIKL
- a CDS encoding carboxymuconolactone decarboxylase family protein, which produces MSWLPVLNDEAMNDDQKKVFDRALTKLNIEGDAPDWLRVLANAPLFLKDVFMNLDKGVFSDGGLQSKTKVLLAAVAAAHWGNQDVAQFFADRARAQGFNDEQIHEALGIAATSTSFNLYYKFRSLAATDAFEGFNPGLRATLFMRPTLGKAFAELVNLMISTANGCSSCVSGHIQEAVNQDVTKEQIDEVIRTGAIVASLCQFVNSSERYTR
- the mtnP gene encoding S-methyl-5'-thioadenosine phosphorylase — its product is MSTGTNDLRVPIAIIGGSGLYELDGLKVIEERTIETPFGMPSAPILIGELDGRRVAFLPRHGKNHEYNPSTVPYRANIWALKSLGVFWVVTVSAVGSLKEAIVPGHVVIPDNIIDKTYRRANTLFDELAVHVNLTYPFDPMLREVLIECVKAEGVPCHTEGTYVCMEGPAFSTRAESELHRSWGASLIGMTAMPEARLAREAELCYATIALSTDYDCWKDDDEVDVTNVMAIIKQNVANVRRILQRVIPAIPLEREEECEAGRALQFGIMTPAEAIPEDARKKLGIFLDKYLDQ